A genome region from Actinobacillus arthritidis includes the following:
- a CDS encoding formate--tetrahydrofolate ligase, which translates to MKSDVEIAQVAIMRPINKIAEKLGLNADQIEQYGKYKAKINPADVFTLPAKNGKLILVTAINPTPAGEGKTTVTIGLTDALNQLGKNAVVAAREPSLGPVFGVKGGAAGGGYAQVLPMEDINLHFTGDFHAITSANNLLAALLDNHIYQGNTLNIDTKRVLWRRVIDMNDRQLRNVLGGLGNPTDGVIRPDGFDITVASEVMAIFCLAKDLADLKTRLGNILVAYTTDKQPVYAKDLNAHGAMAALLKDAIKPNLVQTIEGDPAFIHGGPFANIAHGCNSVTATHLALHLGDYAVTEAGFGADLGAEKFCDIKCRLADLKPDVAVVVATVKALKYNGGVEKANLAEENLTALQQGLPNLLKHISNLKNVFGLPVVVALNRFVSDTDAELALIQAACAEQGVEVSLTEVWGKGGAGGVDLAQKVLKAIDEQANRFNFVYDVNESVQNKIKAIAQKIYGADDVNFSAEALAEIKNLEKLGLDKLPICMAKTQYSLSDNAKLLGCPTGFSITVRSISISAGAGFIVAICGSIMRMPGLPKVPATNRIDVDENGLITGLF; encoded by the coding sequence ATGAAAAGCGATGTAGAAATTGCTCAAGTCGCCATTATGCGACCGATTAATAAAATTGCGGAAAAATTAGGTTTAAACGCCGATCAAATCGAACAATACGGCAAATATAAAGCGAAAATTAATCCGGCGGATGTTTTCACATTACCGGCGAAAAACGGTAAATTAATTTTAGTGACCGCCATTAACCCAACTCCGGCGGGCGAAGGGAAAACAACAGTAACTATCGGTTTAACCGATGCGTTAAATCAACTTGGAAAAAATGCGGTGGTTGCGGCACGTGAACCGTCATTAGGTCCGGTATTCGGCGTGAAAGGCGGAGCGGCAGGCGGCGGTTATGCGCAAGTGCTACCAATGGAAGATATTAACCTGCACTTTACCGGCGATTTCCACGCTATCACCAGTGCCAATAACTTATTGGCGGCATTATTGGATAACCATATCTACCAAGGCAATACGTTAAATATTGATACCAAACGCGTATTATGGCGTCGTGTAATTGATATGAATGATCGTCAATTACGTAACGTATTAGGCGGTTTAGGTAATCCGACAGACGGTGTGATTCGTCCGGACGGTTTCGATATTACTGTGGCTTCGGAAGTGATGGCAATTTTCTGTTTAGCGAAAGATCTTGCCGATTTAAAAACACGTTTAGGTAATATCTTAGTTGCTTACACCACTGACAAACAACCGGTTTATGCAAAAGATTTAAATGCGCACGGTGCAATGGCGGCATTGTTGAAAGATGCGATTAAACCGAATTTAGTACAAACGATTGAAGGCGACCCAGCCTTTATTCACGGTGGTCCGTTTGCCAATATCGCTCACGGTTGTAACTCGGTTACTGCAACGCATTTAGCATTACATTTAGGTGATTATGCAGTAACAGAAGCCGGTTTCGGTGCGGATTTAGGTGCAGAAAAATTCTGTGATATTAAATGCCGTTTAGCTGATCTTAAACCGGATGTGGCTGTGGTCGTTGCCACGGTAAAAGCGCTGAAATATAACGGTGGTGTTGAAAAAGCGAATTTAGCTGAAGAAAATTTAACCGCTTTACAGCAAGGTTTACCGAATCTGCTTAAACATATCAGTAACCTGAAAAATGTATTCGGCTTACCGGTTGTGGTCGCATTGAACCGCTTTGTATCCGATACCGATGCGGAATTAGCCCTAATTCAGGCCGCTTGTGCAGAACAAGGTGTGGAAGTATCGCTCACTGAAGTTTGGGGTAAAGGCGGTGCCGGTGGTGTGGACTTAGCACAAAAAGTGTTAAAAGCGATTGATGAACAAGCGAACCGTTTTAATTTCGTCTATGACGTAAATGAAAGCGTGCAAAACAAGATCAAAGCGATCGCACAAAAAATTTATGGTGCGGATGATGTTAATTTTAGTGCCGAAGCCTTAGCGGAAATTAAAAATCTGGAAAAATTAGGTTTAGATAAATTACCGATTTGTATGGCGAAAACACAATATTCATTAAGCGATAATGCCAAATTACTCGGTTGCCCGACAGGCTTTAGCATTACCGTACGCAGTATTAGTATCTCTGCCGGCGCCGGCTTTATCGTAGCGATTTGCGGTAGCATTATGCGTATGCCGGGCTTACCGAAAGTTCCAGCGACAAATCGTATTGATGTCGATGAAAACGGTTTGATTACCGGTTTATTCTAA